A single Phytohabitans houttuyneae DNA region contains:
- a CDS encoding GerMN domain-containing protein encodes MRRPGLAALALAVALAGCGVETEGRARRVNPPSGVAHAWATPTPPDAGTGAVPERLYLVRGGELVAITRHVAAEPAVTQLVGDLLAGPTPREREGGLTSALRPTDVAGVQVSGGRATVELTEMLDGSGRTDQVLAFAQLVCTLTATPTVTSVMFTHAGQPVGVPRADGSLSQAPATAADYAGLLDR; translated from the coding sequence GTGAGGCGCCCGGGCCTCGCGGCGCTCGCGCTCGCCGTCGCGCTCGCCGGCTGCGGCGTCGAGACCGAGGGGCGCGCCCGCCGGGTCAACCCGCCCAGCGGCGTCGCGCACGCCTGGGCCACGCCGACGCCGCCGGACGCCGGCACCGGGGCGGTACCCGAGCGGCTCTACCTCGTCCGGGGCGGCGAGCTGGTCGCGATCACCCGGCACGTCGCCGCCGAGCCCGCCGTGACGCAGCTTGTCGGCGACCTGCTCGCCGGCCCCACGCCGCGGGAGCGGGAGGGCGGGTTGACCAGCGCGCTGCGCCCCACCGACGTCGCCGGCGTCCAGGTGAGCGGCGGCCGCGCGACCGTGGAGCTGACCGAGATGCTCGACGGCAGCGGCCGCACCGACCAGGTGCTCGCCTTCGCCCAGCTCGTCTGCACGCTCACCGCGACGCCCACCGTCACGTCGGTCATGTTCACCCACGCCGGGCAGCCCGTGGGGGTGCCGCGCGCGGACGGCTCGCTCTCGCAGGCGCCGGCCACCGCCGCCGACTACGCGGGCCTGCTCGACCGCTGA
- a CDS encoding STAS domain-containing protein: MTQAAACHVPVVEVYVTQRLDVACLPAVRPVLDAALRLRPDRLVLDVAGCATIDAAGIGLLLDVHRDLWRSGARLMLRGPTPRLRRVLRIARVEQVLNIVPEETGRLQRDRGRP, from the coding sequence ATGACGCAGGCGGCGGCGTGCCACGTTCCGGTGGTGGAGGTCTACGTGACGCAGCGGCTCGACGTGGCCTGCCTGCCGGCCGTCCGCCCGGTCCTGGACGCCGCGCTCCGGCTGCGCCCGGACCGCCTCGTGCTCGACGTGGCGGGGTGCGCGACCATCGACGCGGCCGGCATCGGGTTGCTGCTGGACGTGCACCGCGACCTGTGGCGGTCCGGCGCCCGGCTGATGCTGAGGGGGCCGACGCCCCGGCTGCGCCGCGTGCTGCGCATCGCACGGGTGGAGCAGGTGCTGAACATCGTTCCGGAGGAGACCGGACGTCTGCAACGCGATAGAGGTCGACCCTAG
- a CDS encoding DUF4142 domain-containing protein, whose amino-acid sequence MIAPRIAALFVGLALALAAPAAAASAQPAGPAQLGATDLALLNGVRLAGLWEMPAGQMASERGSSQRVREVGAEIAAQHAELDQLVVDAANKLGVQLPTEPNEQQQKWLNEMRGAASDREFDRIFVERLRAAHGKIFPVIGAVRSGTRNEIVRQLAQDSNRFVLTHMTLLESTGLVRYAELPPAALPADQPKVDSLQEAALARTAAGSGFNPMVIWVVVLVAGVLGIGGTWRLFKPR is encoded by the coding sequence GTGATCGCCCCACGCATCGCGGCCCTGTTCGTCGGCCTGGCGCTCGCACTCGCCGCGCCGGCGGCGGCGGCGAGCGCACAGCCCGCCGGGCCGGCGCAGCTGGGCGCTACGGACCTGGCCCTGCTCAACGGGGTGCGGCTGGCCGGCCTGTGGGAGATGCCGGCCGGGCAGATGGCCTCGGAGCGGGGCAGCTCGCAGCGGGTCCGCGAGGTCGGTGCGGAGATCGCCGCCCAGCACGCCGAGCTCGACCAGCTCGTGGTGGACGCGGCCAACAAGCTCGGTGTCCAGCTGCCCACCGAGCCGAACGAGCAGCAGCAGAAATGGCTCAACGAAATGCGCGGCGCGGCGTCCGACCGCGAGTTCGACCGAATCTTCGTCGAACGGCTGCGGGCCGCGCACGGCAAGATTTTCCCAGTGATCGGCGCGGTCCGCTCGGGCACCCGAAACGAGATCGTGCGCCAGCTCGCCCAGGACTCCAACCGTTTCGTGCTCACCCACATGACGCTGCTGGAGAGCACCGGACTGGTCCGTTACGCCGAGCTGCCGCCGGCCGCCCTCCCGGCCGACCAGCCCAAGGTCGACTCGCTGCAGGAGGCGGCACTGGCACGCACGGCGGCGGGCAGTGGGTTCAACCCGATGGTCATCTGGGTCGTCGTGCTCGTGGCCGGCGTGCTCGGCATCGGCGGCACGTGGCGCCTCTTCAAGCCCCGCTAG
- a CDS encoding HAMP domain-containing sensor histidine kinase, translating into MRRPGLRTRVAAAFAAGAFALSASMAVLSYQFTTQALMAGRERNALRSAYLDAGVAQNGLATPDPDIVGVLRSLNTGTTRRALLHRDGRWYARDVDAGVTDSIPAGVRRLVEQGQLGMQRVQTETGPAVVVGVPLPSSTGFYVIDSLHELDHTLRVLALVLTLVAAGTTAAGAGLGWYLARRALRPLDTVAAAAREITAGDLDARLDPAAEPDLERLTAAFNQMVDQLSARLERDRRFAADVSHELRSPLQTLAAATSVLDRNRTRLDDRTATAVTLLSGEVARFQHLVTDLLELARDDQPQRTPVDVADLCRQVCRSRGLAPEVVSVEGPARTWAVDRRRFAQILGNLLDNADRHGGGATAVRVRAGAERLVLEVDDEGPGVRPEDRTAIFDRFVRGPAAGARGDSDGTGLGLALVARHAAAHGGCAEVTDRPGGGARFRIEIPA; encoded by the coding sequence GTGAGGCGGCCCGGGCTGCGCACGCGGGTGGCGGCGGCGTTCGCGGCCGGCGCGTTCGCCCTCTCCGCCTCGATGGCCGTGCTTTCGTACCAGTTCACCACCCAGGCGCTGATGGCTGGCCGCGAGCGCAACGCGCTGCGCTCGGCGTACCTGGACGCGGGCGTCGCGCAGAACGGGCTGGCCACGCCCGACCCGGACATCGTCGGCGTGCTCCGCTCGCTCAACACCGGCACGACCCGGCGCGCGCTGCTGCACCGTGACGGCCGCTGGTACGCCCGGGACGTCGACGCCGGCGTCACCGACTCGATCCCCGCCGGCGTGCGGCGACTCGTCGAGCAGGGGCAGCTGGGCATGCAGCGGGTGCAGACCGAGACCGGCCCCGCGGTCGTCGTCGGCGTGCCGCTGCCCTCCTCGACCGGGTTCTACGTCATCGACTCGCTGCACGAGCTGGACCACACCCTGCGCGTGCTCGCGCTCGTGCTCACGCTCGTCGCGGCCGGCACGACCGCCGCGGGGGCCGGCCTCGGCTGGTACCTCGCCCGCCGTGCGCTGCGGCCCCTGGACACCGTCGCGGCCGCCGCGCGCGAGATCACCGCGGGCGACCTCGACGCCCGCCTCGACCCGGCCGCGGAGCCCGATCTGGAACGGTTGACGGCGGCCTTCAACCAGATGGTGGACCAGCTCTCCGCCCGCCTGGAACGGGACCGCCGGTTCGCCGCGGACGTCAGCCACGAGCTGCGCTCACCGCTGCAGACGCTGGCCGCCGCGACGAGCGTGCTGGACCGCAACCGGACCCGGCTCGACGACCGCACCGCGACCGCGGTCACGCTGCTGTCCGGCGAGGTCGCGCGCTTCCAGCACCTGGTCACCGACCTGCTCGAGCTGGCCCGCGACGACCAGCCGCAGCGGACACCCGTCGACGTCGCCGACCTGTGCCGCCAGGTGTGCCGCAGCCGCGGGCTGGCGCCGGAGGTCGTGTCCGTCGAGGGCCCGGCCAGGACCTGGGCGGTGGACCGCCGCCGGTTCGCGCAGATCCTCGGCAACCTGCTCGACAACGCCGACCGCCACGGCGGCGGCGCGACCGCCGTGCGCGTGCGGGCCGGCGCCGAGCGCCTCGTGCTGGAGGTCGACGACGAGGGCCCCGGCGTGCGCCCGGAGGACCGCACCGCCATCTTCGACCGGTTCGTGCGCGGACCGGCCGCCGGCGCGCGCGGCGACAGCGACGGGACAGGGCTGGGCCTCGCGCTGGTCGCCCGGCACGCCGCCGCGCACGGCGGGTGCGCCGAGGTCACCGACCGGCCGGGCGGCGGGGCGCGGTTCCGGATCGAGATACCGGCGTGA
- a CDS encoding response regulator transcription factor: MEQVLLIEDDDRIRLSLTLGLEDEGYAVRGAATAEEGLVAQRREPADTVLVDLMLPGADGFECIRQLRSRDDVPIVVVSARDDTHDIVAALEAGADDYLVKPVAVKELSARLRALRRRARASAVAAVPALVFGDLEIRPEAGEVAVGGRPVALTRTEFRLLCELAQHPGRVLSRSQLLERVWEYAYGDERLVDVHVGRIRQKVEADPAAPRHLVTVRGMGYKLTR, from the coding sequence ATGGAACAGGTGCTGCTGATCGAAGACGACGACCGGATCCGGCTGTCGTTGACGCTCGGGTTGGAGGACGAGGGCTACGCGGTGCGCGGCGCCGCCACCGCCGAGGAGGGCCTTGTCGCGCAGCGGCGGGAGCCCGCCGACACCGTGCTCGTCGACCTGATGCTGCCCGGCGCCGACGGCTTCGAGTGCATCCGCCAGCTGCGCAGCCGCGACGACGTACCCATCGTGGTCGTCAGCGCCCGCGACGACACCCACGACATCGTGGCCGCGCTGGAGGCCGGCGCCGACGACTACCTCGTCAAGCCGGTCGCGGTGAAGGAGCTGTCGGCGCGCCTGCGCGCGCTGCGGCGGCGGGCCCGGGCCAGCGCGGTCGCGGCTGTGCCGGCGCTGGTCTTCGGCGACCTGGAGATCCGCCCGGAGGCCGGCGAGGTGGCCGTCGGCGGCCGTCCGGTGGCGCTGACCCGCACCGAGTTCCGCCTGCTGTGCGAGCTGGCCCAGCACCCCGGGCGGGTGCTGTCCCGCAGCCAGCTGCTCGAGCGCGTCTGGGAGTACGCGTACGGGGACGAGCGCCTCGTCGACGTCCACGTCGGCCGGATCCGGCAGAAGGTCGAGGCCGACCCGGCCGCGCCGCGGCACCTGGTGACGGTCCGCGGCATGGGCTACAAGCTGACCCGATGA
- a CDS encoding alpha/beta hydrolase — translation MTRTAAGVPVGPPPPFDPELAAALAALPEMPVSLTPDMVPALRERMLLQSATHEDLRRGGAFEVVERGVPGPPGDPDITLLICRPTGVAGPVAALYHIHGGGMVVGDNRAGLPDMLETAHELGLAVVSVEYRLAPEHPHPAPVDDCYAGLVWTAAHAAELGIDPDRVVVVGGSAGGGLAAAVALMARDRGGPALLGQLLMCPMLDDRNDTPSAVQMAGSGLWDRTSNATGWSALLGERRGGPDVSPYAAPARATDLSGLPPAYIDVGSAETFRDEDVDYATRIWLAGGQAELHVWPGGFHGFEGLAPQAAISQDARAPRQRWLHRLLGA, via the coding sequence ATGACACGTACCGCCGCCGGCGTACCGGTCGGCCCGCCGCCGCCGTTCGACCCCGAACTGGCCGCCGCGCTCGCCGCGCTGCCGGAGATGCCGGTCTCGCTGACGCCGGACATGGTCCCGGCGCTGCGCGAGCGCATGCTGCTCCAGTCGGCGACGCACGAGGACCTGCGCCGCGGCGGCGCGTTCGAGGTGGTGGAGCGCGGCGTCCCGGGCCCTCCCGGCGACCCGGACATCACACTGCTCATCTGCCGCCCGACGGGTGTCGCGGGGCCCGTGGCCGCGCTGTACCACATCCACGGCGGCGGCATGGTCGTCGGCGACAACCGCGCCGGCCTGCCCGACATGCTGGAGACGGCACACGAGCTGGGGCTGGCGGTCGTCTCGGTCGAGTACCGGCTGGCGCCCGAGCACCCGCATCCCGCGCCGGTGGACGACTGCTACGCCGGCCTGGTGTGGACGGCGGCGCACGCGGCCGAGCTGGGCATCGACCCGGACCGCGTCGTCGTCGTGGGCGGCAGCGCGGGCGGTGGCCTCGCCGCGGCGGTCGCGCTGATGGCCCGCGACCGGGGCGGCCCGGCGCTGCTCGGCCAGCTGCTGATGTGCCCGATGCTCGACGACCGCAACGACACGCCCTCGGCGGTCCAGATGGCCGGCTCCGGCCTGTGGGACCGCACGTCGAACGCCACCGGCTGGAGTGCCCTGCTCGGCGAGCGGCGCGGCGGGCCGGACGTGTCGCCGTACGCGGCGCCGGCACGCGCCACCGACCTGTCCGGGCTGCCGCCGGCGTACATCGACGTGGGGTCGGCGGAGACGTTCCGGGACGAGGACGTCGACTACGCCACCCGCATCTGGCTGGCCGGCGGGCAGGCGGAGCTGCACGTGTGGCCGGGCGGCTTCCACGGGTTCGAGGGGCTGGCCCCGCAGGCGGCGATCTCGCAGGACGCGCGGGCGCCCCGGCAGCGCTGGCTGCACCGGCTGCTGGGAGCCTGA
- a CDS encoding DUF6817 domain-containing protein, giving the protein MSAESDTRAWLRERGAEGVAHPGGTLYAHLSRVHGRLGRLGLGEDVRLAGLAHAAYGTDGFDLALLDPAERPTLRALVGEPAEHLVYLYGGCDRDRTWPRLAETGEVWDRFAGGARRLEPPVLTAFVDLTVVNELDVAEQAPGFVEEHGDHFRRLFASWAAIASPAVTADARHVLSF; this is encoded by the coding sequence ATGAGCGCCGAAAGCGACACGCGCGCCTGGCTGCGCGAGCGCGGTGCGGAAGGTGTCGCGCATCCCGGCGGCACCCTCTACGCCCACCTGTCCCGCGTCCACGGCCGCCTCGGCCGGCTCGGGCTGGGCGAGGACGTCCGGCTGGCGGGCCTGGCCCACGCGGCGTACGGCACGGACGGCTTCGACCTCGCCCTGCTCGACCCCGCCGAACGCCCCACCCTGCGCGCCCTGGTCGGCGAGCCGGCCGAGCACCTCGTGTACCTGTACGGCGGCTGCGACCGCGACCGCACCTGGCCGCGCCTGGCCGAGACCGGCGAGGTGTGGGACCGGTTCGCCGGCGGCGCGCGGCGTCTGGAGCCGCCGGTGCTGACCGCGTTCGTCGACCTGACCGTCGTCAACGAGCTGGACGTCGCCGAGCAGGCCCCGGGTTTCGTCGAGGAGCACGGCGACCACTTCCGCCGGCTTTTCGCCAGCTGGGCCGCGATCGCCTCCCCGGCCGTCACCGCCGACGCGCGCCACGTGCTGTCGTTCTAG
- a CDS encoding helix-turn-helix domain-containing protein, which yields MTAAAPDGGAGRRAGVGPAVPVADLPRSWAAARVALRLTAEGTERDPGQPVVYADELGGLAVLAEAVGPGTPPSPDVAALERAAAAAPWTLATLHAVAVTPSLRTAAAMLTLHHSTLQDRLAHAERQLGWAVRDAHGKLRLQLALALRRLHRPA from the coding sequence GTGACGGCCGCCGCCCCGGACGGCGGGGCGGGCCGGCGGGCCGGCGTGGGCCCCGCGGTGCCCGTGGCCGACCTGCCCCGCTCCTGGGCCGCGGCGCGCGTCGCACTGCGGCTCACCGCGGAGGGCACGGAGCGCGATCCCGGCCAACCGGTCGTGTACGCGGACGAGCTCGGCGGCCTGGCGGTGCTGGCCGAGGCGGTGGGGCCGGGCACGCCCCCCTCGCCGGACGTGGCGGCGCTGGAGCGGGCGGCCGCGGCGGCGCCGTGGACGCTGGCGACGCTGCACGCGGTCGCGGTCACCCCGAGCCTGCGCACGGCGGCGGCCATGCTGACGCTGCACCACTCGACGCTGCAGGACCGCCTCGCGCACGCCGAGCGCCAGCTGGGCTGGGCCGTGCGCGACGCGCACGGCAAGCTTCGCCTCCAGCTCGCGCTGGCGCTGCGCAGGCTGCACCGGCCGGCGTGA
- a CDS encoding DUF5995 family protein → MNLSMPRRRTLRAALAVVVVSVAIVAAPSPARAAAPGDCADGSPSCVAATIATMRARFAPLGRSCAHNAVFALTYLRTTQTYEWARDQPGFFTDPAWVNHEDAVFARLYFDAYDSWAAGARLRTPGAWLVAFDAARGRKVTAAGNLLLGMNAHINRDLPHALAAVGLTRPDGSSRKPDHDKVNDFLAAVLAPLQVELTARLDPTGLATGLPPDSAFQLILGWREQAWRYAERLVSAPNPVARALVAAEIEAHATAQAVLYAGLAAYVPPLSTPAARDAHCAVHNGDQPPAYPFGTPPPY, encoded by the coding sequence GTGAACCTGTCGATGCCCCGCCGTCGCACGCTGCGCGCCGCGCTGGCCGTCGTGGTGGTGTCCGTCGCCATCGTCGCCGCACCGAGCCCGGCACGGGCCGCGGCGCCCGGCGACTGCGCCGACGGCAGCCCGTCCTGCGTCGCGGCCACGATCGCCACGATGCGGGCCCGCTTCGCGCCGCTCGGCCGGTCCTGCGCGCACAACGCGGTCTTCGCGCTCACCTACCTGCGCACCACGCAGACCTACGAGTGGGCGCGCGACCAGCCCGGGTTCTTCACCGACCCCGCGTGGGTCAACCACGAGGACGCGGTCTTCGCCCGGCTCTACTTCGACGCGTACGACAGCTGGGCGGCCGGCGCCCGCCTGCGCACGCCCGGCGCCTGGCTGGTGGCCTTCGACGCCGCCCGGGGGCGGAAGGTCACCGCCGCCGGCAACCTGCTGCTCGGCATGAACGCGCACATCAACCGCGACCTGCCGCACGCCCTCGCCGCCGTCGGCCTCACCCGGCCGGACGGGTCGAGCCGCAAGCCGGACCACGACAAGGTCAACGACTTCCTCGCGGCCGTCCTGGCGCCGCTGCAGGTCGAGCTCACCGCCCGCCTCGACCCGACCGGGCTGGCCACGGGGCTGCCGCCGGACAGCGCCTTCCAGCTCATCCTCGGCTGGCGCGAGCAGGCCTGGCGGTACGCCGAGCGGCTGGTCTCCGCGCCGAACCCGGTGGCCCGCGCGCTGGTCGCCGCCGAGATCGAGGCGCACGCGACCGCGCAGGCCGTGCTCTACGCCGGCCTCGCCGCGTACGTGCCGCCGCTGTCCACGCCCGCGGCCCGCGACGCCCACTGCGCCGTACACAACGGCGACCAGCCGCCCGCGTATCCCTTCGGCACCCCGCCGCCGTACTGA